In Musa acuminata AAA Group cultivar baxijiao chromosome BXJ3-11, Cavendish_Baxijiao_AAA, whole genome shotgun sequence, one DNA window encodes the following:
- the LOC135652695 gene encoding G-type lectin S-receptor-like serine/threonine-protein kinase At1g34300, whose protein sequence is MRVLITRSSPVTASGAPYYLRQFSEQRRGAPFVLSHKYFSGSSGLLLPFLSLVPIPFARRSGGETEGALKMGSLRKKVRFCASVVLLLLSFLLLLGSLSLVGATDIPLGSTLSPSNASSWSSPTGTFSFGFFSDRQSPSLYLAAISYSGGIIVWSAGGSGSGSVDSAASLQLRADGNLCLVSGSGALVWESGTASKGVSAAALLDSGDFVLKNSTAVVWDTYDNPTDTILQSQNFTFGQVLRSGVYSFSILQSGNLTLTWNDSITYFNKGFNSTFTANKSLASPVLTLQANGIVSLSDASLSTAVVIAYSSDYGESDDIIRFVKLDSDGNLRTYTAVRGAAVASRQWAAVADQCEVFGWCGNMGICSYNDTSPTCGCPSRNFDFVDPDDHRKGCKRRTEIQDCPGNSTMLQLDHTQFLTYAPEISSEQFFVGITACRLNCLSGGSCVASTALGDGSGFCYLKASNFVSGYQSTALPSTSFVKVCAPALPNSPSPPGELRSRSSNLKGWLVAVLVFGTVSGLMLFEWGLWRCFCRNGARYGPSSAQYALLEYASGAPVQFSYRELQKSTRRFKERLGEGSFGAVYKGVLASRTAVAVKQLEGIEQGEKQFRMEVATISSTHHLNLVRLIGFCSEGRHRLLVYEFMKNGSLDSFLFSGESSSGKLSWSTRFSIAVATARGITYLHEECRDCIVHCDIKPENILLDENYNAKVSDFGLAKLVNAKDHRQRTLTSVRGTRGYLAPEWLANLPISSKSDVYSFGMVLLEIVSGRRNFDVSDDTGRKKFSVWAYEELEKGNIKSAMDKRLAEQDVDMEQLKRALLVSFWCIQEQPSQRPSMGKVVQMLEGVLAIDRPPAPKAADGGLAAVTSSSANTSITVFVTSSPAQPSSSSSHSIASSSLVSKRNLDEPTSSPVVVADQSSS, encoded by the coding sequence ATGCGAGTCCTCATAACGCGATCGTCACCTGTGACCGCCAGCGGAGCGCCGTATTACCTCCGCCAGTTCAGTGAACAACGTCGCGGTGCTCCATTCGTCCTTTCACATAAATATTTTTCCGGTTCATCTGGCCTTCTTCTTCCGTTTCTCTCCCTGGTTCCAATCCCGTTCGCCAGGAGAAGCGGCGGAGAGACGGAGGGAGCGCTGAAGATGGGATCTTTGCGTAAAAAGGTTCGATTTTGCGCTTCCGTTGTTCTTCTCTTGCTCTCGTTCCTGCTCCTACTTGGCTCCCTCTCGCTCGTCGGGGCGACGGACATCCCCCTCGGTTCTACTCTCTCCCCCTCGAACGCCTCCTCCTGGTCGTCCCCGACCGGGACCTTCTCCTTCGGCTTCTTCTCCGATCGGCAGAGCCCCTCGCTCTACCTTGCCGCCATCAGCTACTCCGGCGGCATTATTGTCTGGTCTGccggtggcagcggcagcggctccGTCGACTCAGCCGCCTCCCTTCAGCTCCGCGCCGACGGAAACCTCTGCCTCGTCAGTGGCTCCGGGGCTCTCGTCTGGGAGTCCGGAACCGCCAGCAAAGGCGTCTCCGCCGCCGCCCTCCTCGATTCCGGCGACTTCGTGCTCAAGAACTCCACCGCCGTCGTCTGGGACACCTACGACAACCCCACCGACACCATCCTCCAGTCACAAAACTTCACCTTTGGCCAGGTACTGCGCTCCGGCGTCTACTCCTTCTCTATTCTCCAGAGCGGAAACCTCACCCTAACGTGGAACGATAGCATCACTTATTTCAACAAGGGGTTCAACTCCACCTTCACTGCCAACAAATCCCTTGCTTCCCCGGTGTTGACCCTCCAAGCCAATGGAATCGTGTCGCTCTCCGATGCATCACTTTCTACCGCAGTGGTCATCGCTTACAGCAGCGATTACGGCGAGAGCGACGACATCATCCGGTTTGTGAAGCTGGACTCCGACGGAAATCTGAGAACTTACACTGCCGTCAGAGGTGCCGCCGTCGCCTCGCGGCAGTGGGCGGCTGTCGCGGACCAGTGTGAGGTCTTCGGATGGTGCGGCAACATGGGAATCTGTAGTTACAACGATACGTCTCCTACCTGCGGTTGCCCGTCTAGGAATTTCGACTTCGTCGACCCAGATGATCACCGGAAGGGTTGCAAGAGGAGGACCGAGATCCAGGACTGCCCAGGGAACTCTACCATGCTGCAGCTCGATCACACCCAGTTCTTGACATACGCGCCGGAGATCTCCTCCGAGCAATTCTTCGTTGGCATCACCGCTTGCAGGTTGAACTGCCTCTCGGGGGGCTCCTGCGTCGCTTCCACTGCGCTCGGTGACGGATCGGGATTCTGCTACCTGAAGGCGTCCAATTTCGTCAGCGGGTACCAGTCGACGGCGCTCCCCAGTACTTCCTTCGTCAAAGTGTGCGCACCAGCTCTCCCAAACTCCCCATCTCCGCCGGGAGAGCTCCGCTCGCGGTCCTCCAATCTGAAGGGTTGGCTGGTTGCCGTTCTGGTTTTTGGCACTGTCTCGGGGTTGATGCTCTTCGAGTGGGGGTTGTGGCGGTGCTTTTGCCGGAACGGCGCAAGATATGGGCCATCATCGGCTCAGTACGCGCTCCTCGAGTACGCCTCCGGTGCCCCGGTGCAGTTCTCATACCGCGAGCTGCAGAAGTCGACCAGGCGATTCAAGGAGAGACTTGGGGAAGGAAGCTTCGGCGCCGTATACAAAGGGGTCCTCGCGAGCAGGACAGCGGTCGCGGTGAAGCAGCTCGAGGGGATCGAGCAAGGCGAGAAGCAATTCAGAATGGAGGTGGCAACCATAAGCAGCACCCACCACTTGAACCTGGTCAGGCTGATCGGATTCTGCTCGGAAGGACGGCACAGACTTCTGGTCTACGAGTTCATGAAGAACGGCTCGCTCGACAGCTTCCTCTTCTCCGGTGAGTCCTCCTCGGGCAAGCTATCGTGGTCGACGCGGTTCAGTATCGCAGTCGCGACAGCCAGAGGCATCACATACCTGCACGAGGAATGCCGGGATTGCATCGTCCACTGCGACATCAAGCCAGAAAACATCCTCCTCGATGAGAATTACAACGCGAAGGTTTCGGATTTCGGTCTTGCAAAACTGGTCAACGCGAAAGACCACAGGCAAAGGACTTTGACGAGCGTTCGGGGGACCAGAGGGTACTTGGCTCCCGAATGGCTTGCGAATCTCCCGATCTCATCCAAGTCGGATGTGTACAGCTTCGGAATGGTGTTGCTGGAGATCGTGAGCGGGCGGCGCAACTTCGATGTTTCGGATGACACTGGCCGGAAGAAGTTCTCGGTGTGGGCGTACGAAGAGCTGGAGAAGGGAAACATCAAGAGCGCAATGGACAAGAGGCTCGCCGAGCAGGACGTGGACATGGAGCAGCTGAAGAGAGCGCTACTGGTGAGCTTCTGGTGCATCCAGGAGCAGCCCTCGCAGAGACCGTCGATGGGGAAGGTTGTGCAGATGCTGGAAGGGGTTTTGGCCATAGACAGGCCTCCGGCTCCGAAGGCCGCAGACGGTGGTTTGGCGGCTGTCACTAGCAGCAGCGCGAACACCAGCATCACCGTTTTCGTTACGTCATCTCCGGCTCAGCCTTCGTCGAGCTCATCGCATTCGATTGCAAGCTCCTCATTGGTTTCCAAGAGGAACTTGGACGAACCAACGTCATCCCCGGTGGTCGTCGCAGACCAATCTTCCTCGTAG
- the LOC103973755 gene encoding metal transporter Nramp5-like — protein MSSFQLSEESPGREIRRDGTHGRGSKRVVAGDEEGDNGEDRDDKSCSQDEPQDQKPGWKKFLAHVGPGFLVSLAYLDPGNLETDLQAGAKHRYELLWVVLIGLAFALIIQSLAANLGVATGKHLAELCKAEYPKYVNYCLWVMAEVAVIAADIPEVIGTAFALNILFRIPVSAGVLITGLSTLLLLGLQRYGVRKLELLISMLVFVMAACYFGELSYVNPPATQVMKGLFVPRLGGDGATSDAVALLGALVMPHNLFLHSALVLSRKTPPSAEGINDACRYFLLESGFALSVALLINVAVVSVSGTVCAGRSLPPEDSETCSNLTLNSASFLLKNLLGKSSSIVYGIALLASGQSSTISGTYAGQYIMQGFLDVKMRMWLQNLMTRCIAIGPSLVVSIIGGPAGAGRLIIITSMILSFELPFALIPLLKFSSSGTKMRPHKNSIYIIVISWILGFGVIGINVYFLSTSFVEWITSSSLPKPATALVGVIVFPFMAVYILAVIYLTFRKDTAVTFVDKSDSSLKEMEDGVHRSDGDKGGDVVPFRGDLNNISPPE, from the exons ATGAGTTCTTTCCAGCTGAGTGAAGAGTCACCAGGGAGGGAGATCAGAAGAGATGGTACTCATGGGCGAGGGAGCAAGAGAGTTGTTGCAGGTGATGAAGAGGGGGACAATGGTGAGGACAGAGATGACAAGTCATGCAGTCAGGATGAACCCCAGGACCAG AAGCCTGGGTGGAAAAAGTTCCTGGCTCATGTTGGTCCCGGATTCCTTGTGTCCTTGGCTTACCTTGATCCTGGGAATT TGGAGACGGACCTACAAGCCGGAGCTAAACACAGATACGAG CTCTTATGGGTCGTACTGATCGGTCTGGCATTCGCGTTGATCATACAGTCACTAGCAGCAAATCTCGGGGTGGCTACAG GGAAGCACCTGGCGGAGCTGTGCAAAGCTGAGTACCCAAAGTATGTCAACTACTGTCTCTGGGTGATGGCGGAGGTGGCTGTGATTGCTGCTGACATCCCTGAAG TGATAGGAACAGCCTTCGCTCTCAACATCTTGTTTCGCATCCCAGTGTCGGCAGGTGTCCTCATCACAGGGCTAAGCACTCTCCTGCTTCTTGGGCTTCAGAGATATGGG GTTCGGAAACTTGAACTGTTGATATCCATGCTGGTGTTCGTCATGGCTGCCTGCTACTTCGGAGAGTTGAGCTACGTGAACCCCCCCGCGACCCAGGTGATGAAGGGGCTCTTTGTGCCCAGGCTTGGCGGCGATGGTGCCACCAGCGACGCCGTCGCTCTCCTCGGCGCCCTAGTCATGCC GCACAATTTGTTCTTGCATTCAGCTCTGGTGCTGTCGAGAAAGACTCCACCTTCCGCCGAAGGAATCAAC GACGCCTGCAGGTACTTCCTCTTGGAGAGCGGCTTCGCGTTGTCGGTTGCGCTGCTCATCAACGTCGCCGTTGTCTCCGTCTCTGGAACCGTATGCGCTGGTCGTAGCCTTCCACCTGAGGATTCTGAAACATGCAGCAATCTAACCCTCAACTCAGCCTCCTTCTTGCTCAAG AACCTCCTGGGCAAATCGAGCTCCATCGTCTACGGCATCGCATTGCTGGCCTCCGGACAAAGCTCCACTATATCAGGCACATACGCCGGTCAATACATCATGCAG GGATTCTTGGACGTAAAGATGAGGATGTGGCTTCAGAACCTCATGACACGATGCATTGCTATCGGCCCCAGTCTCGTCGTCTCCATCATTGGCGGCCCTGCCGGAGCTGGAAGACtcataatcataacatca ATGATCCTATCTTTCGAGCTGCCCTTTGCCCTCATCCCTCTTCTCAAGTTCAGCAGCAGCGGCACAAAGATGAGGCCCCACAAAAACTCCATCTAC aTCATAGTCATCTCGTGGATCCTTGGCTTCGGTGTCATAGGAATCAACGTCTACTTCCTCAGCACCAGCTTCGTGGAATGGATCACCAGTAGCAGTCTCCCAAAGCCTGCCACAGCTCTCGTCGGCGTCATCGTCTTCCCCTTCATGGCTGTCTACATCCTTGCTGTTATCTACTTGACCTTCAGGAAGGATACAGCAGTGACATTCGTTGATAAATCTGATTCGTCGCTGAAGGAAATGGAGGATGGTGTGCATCGTTCTGATGGTGACAAAGGAGGTGACGTTGTGCCGTTTAGAGGCGACCTCAATAACATCTCTCCTCCTGAGTAA